GTTATCAAATTGTAACCAAAGAAAGGAGGGGTATCACACTGGACATGGGGGAAGACCTCACTGTtacttaataataaaacatttttaaggaAATGGTTCTACTGGTCCACTGATTTACTTTGtaaaatgcaatatttttaaaacCCATACATTAGACCAGAGGTGGCCAATCTTGTCCCGAAAAAGCctgctgtgtatgcaggtttttttgcTGAAACTCCCTAAttggattactaattagaggactgattggctgaagagtcctcacacctgggcttgaacagctgacctaaggattatcccaaaaacctgcatacacactggctcTTTGCTGATAAGTTTGGCCACCCCTGAATTAGACAGTGTGTTTGGAGTGGAATTTAGTGTATTTGAGATGTGGAAAAAGTTTTTTCACCTTACTAGCTATGAGGAAAGGGACTTACTGACAAAGTTTGAGACTTtatgaaaaaaagtttttattaatttttttttacttcctaGAGTGCTGgtgtaataataagaaaaatgtttaatttagcagatgacgtagagcaggggtggctaatcttatccgcaaagggccggcgtgtatgcgggttttcgctgcaactccctaattagattactaattagaggattgattggctgaagagtcctcacacctgggtttgaacagctaacctacaggttatcccaaaaacctgcatacacaccggccctttgcggataagattggccacccctgacgcAGAGTGTGCagcagagtgcgaattacccctccataattggggggcactgccttcataacacttctatgaccattatggtctgctacatacaatacaaatagtcaccaccaggatcaatgttatgagtgcaagatgcgctaggggtgtttactaacatgtatgcaacacacggtcatggtctggacatgcgacacaatgagaatcaatacagaagatctcattatccttatccctatccaaaagaatttggttttgataactcccaggaattatcctaggagaagtatactagtaaaagtaataagcctatacatttacaaacagcctggtctggtccagcagtctggtgttattcctgccctctcagtccccccagctccaacagccttcagaaataaatatttgcctattaggctaatatctgtcttgatgatacagcAGATCTTAAAGtgcagcctaatttctaactcacctcttggttcTGCAcgctgtgctcatcctgccatcttcctgctgccagCTCAcggtcctcatcctgccatctccctgctgcctgcacactgtcctgatcctgccatctccctgctgcctgctcactgtcctcatcctgccatcttcctgctgcctgctcactgtcctgatcctgccatctccctgctgcctgcacactgtcctcatcctgccatctccctgcacactgtcctcatcctgccatcttcctgctgcctgcacactgtcctcatcctgccatctccctgctgcctgctcactgtcctcatcctgccatctccctgctgcctgcacactgtcctcatcctgccatctccctgctgcctgcacactgtcctcatcctgccatctccctgctgtctgtacactgtcctcatcctgccatctccctgctgcctgcacactgtcctcatcctgccatctccctgctgcctgctcactgtcctcatcctgccatcttcctgctgcctgctcactgtcctcatcctgccatcttcctgctgcctgctcactgtcctcatcctgccatcttcctgctgcctgctcactgtcctcatcctgccatcttcctgctgcctgctcactgtcctcatcctgccatctccctgctgcctgcacactgtcctcatcctgccatcttcctgctgcctgcacactgtcctcatcctgccatcttcctgctgcctgcacactgtcctcatcctgccatctccctgctgcctgcacactgtcctcatcctgccatctccctgctgcctgcacactgtcctcatcctgccatctccctgcacactgtcctcatcctgccatctccctgctgcctgcacactgtcctcatcctgccatctccctgctgcctgcacactgtcctcatcctgccatctccctgctgcctgctcactgtcctcatcctgccatctccctgctgcctgctcactgtcctcatcctgccatctccctgctgcctgcacactgtcctcatcctgccatcttcctgctgcctgcacacggtcctcatcctgccatctccctgctgcctgcacactgtcctcatcctgccatctccctgcacactgtcctcatcctgccatctccctgctgcctgcacactgtcctcatcctgccatctccctgctgcctgcacactgtcctcatcctgccatctccctgctgcctgctcactgtcctcatcctgccatctccctgctgcctgcacactgtcctcatcctgccatctccctgctgcctgcacactgtcctcatcctgccatcttcctgctgcctgcacactgtcctcatcctgccatctccctgctgcctgcacactgtcctcatcctgccatcttcctgctgcctgcacactgtcctcatcctgccatctccctgctgcctgcacactgtcctcatcctgccatctccctgctgcctgcacactgtcctcatcctgccatctccctgctgcctgcacactgtcctcatcctgccatctccctgctgcctgcacactgtcctcatcctgccatctccctgctgcctgcacactgtcctgatcctgccatctccctgctgcctgctcactgtcctcatcctgccatcttcctgctgcctgcacactgtcctcatcctgccatctccctgctgcctgcacactgtcctcatcctgccatctccctgctgcctgcacactgtcctcatcctgccatcttcctgctgcctgcacactgtcctcatcctgccatctccctgctgcctgctcactgtcctcatcctgccatctccctgctgcctgctcactgtcctcatcctgccatcttcctgctgcctgctcactgtcctcatcctgccatcttcctgctgcctgctcactgtcctcatcctgccatctccctgctgcctgcacactgtcctcatcctgccatctccctgctgcctgcacactgtcctcatcctgccatctccctgctgcctgcacactgtcctcatcctgccatcttcctgctgcctgcacactgtcctcatcctgccatctccctgctgcctgctcactgtcctcatcctgccatctccctgctgcctgctcactgtcctcatcctgccatcttcctgctgcctgctcactgtcctcatcctgccatctccctgctgcctgcacactgtcctcatcctgccatcttcctgctgcctgctcactgtcctcatcctgccatctccctgctgcctgcacactgtcctcatcctgccatctccctgctgcctgcacactgtcctcatcctgccatctccctgctgcctgctcactgtcctcatcctgccatctccctgctgcctgcacactgtcctcatcctgccatctccctgctgcctgctcactgtcctcatcctgccatctccctgctgcctgcacactgtcctcatcctgccatctccctgctgcctgctcactgtcctcatcctgccatcttcctgctgcctgctcactgtcctcatcctgccatcttcctgctgcctgctcactgtcctcatcctgccatcttcctgctgcctgctcactgtcctcatcctgccatcttcctgctgcctgctcactgtcctcatcctgccatctccctgctgcctgcacactgtcctgatcctgccatctccctgctgcctgcacactgtcctcatcctgccatctccctgctgcctgctcactgtcctcatcctgccatctccctgctgcctgctcactgtcctcatcctgccatcttcctgctgcctgctcactgtcctcatcctgccatctccctgctgcctgcacgctgtgctcatcctgccatctccctgcacactgtcctcatcctgccatctccctgctgcctggtcactgtcctcatcctgccatcttcctgctgcctgcacactgtcctcatcctgccatcttcctgctgcctgctcactgtcctcatcctgccatctccctgcttcctgctcactgtcctcatcctgccatcttcctgctgcctgcacactgtcctcatcctgccatctccctgctgcctggtcactgtcctcatcctgccatcttcctgctgcctgcacactgtcctcatcctgccatcttcctgctgcctgctcactgtcctcatcctgccatctccctgcttcctgctcactgtcctcatcctgccatcttcctgctgcctgcacactgtcctcatcctgccatcttcctgctgcctgctcactgtcctcatcctgccatctccctgcttcctgctcactgtcctcatcctgccatctccctgctgcctgcacactgtcctcatcctgccatctccctgctgcctgcacacggtcctcatcctgccatctccctgcttcctgctcactgtcctcatcctgccatcttccagctgcctgcacactgtcctcatcctgccatctccctgctgcctgctcactgtcctcatcctgccatctccctgcttcctgctcactgtcctcatcctgccatctccctgcttcctgctcactgtcctcatcctgccatcttcctgctgcctgctcactgtcctcatcctgccatctccctacttcctgctcctgtgcctctcctgccttctgctgaccaccactttccttcatacacattaactttgcaaaactgcacctatacttttagtgtaatgttctgtagctcttaataCTAATATTTCCGATTTattcttcttttaccaccaaaaaagtgtctgatgtctccatctttccttttcctcatattgtgtctgtgaataaaatcttatctatatttaacaaaacagtatctgggctaccagatgaagcttctaaaaatgtccataaatatgaaattgtggaatgcagaatcaataccactaaaattcaaataatagggcttattatttgctagaTAATCTTTTTACGTTggccctataggtttcacttatagtaatgttttttcagagcataacgttagaccttcttatgcgttaacattagcctaataacaaaccacacagactaagtggcgaattaatttcagaaaggcacaatttatacgtgataaaatgagaatgaaaacagggagttcatctccttggaaaatgaccatgctcgattttacctcaccaaataagcctggtttaaatataGAACTTAGctctcttgctagttaacgtaactaacgttgactgtaccggtgttctgtcgagtttagctactttgtcgaggtaagctatggttagggctatcgattagcactacggtagcttacctcgacaaagtagctcaactcgacagaacacctgcctcagaaggacaatggtaagtaattcaacttataaagacgtcagcttgcattagtagatgaaacacttaaacgaataaattaaggttgtaaaatgcattttcaacaggctacacttctgctggctacttaacatttaccaatgcatgacaaacagcaccatgacaaacaaacacaatgaacactcaatgagaatgaatgacgcaaccgactggctacTTCTAGCGCCTataggtggttaaaatggtacggtccacattaggggtgtctgaaattgttttacataaaagGTGaggttagcatttttttttacaacaaaagaaaaatgttagaACCCCCacaaactgctatttttttgtctctttggggggggggtctgggtcttgatcggggggtactgtaccccacagtaccccccgtaattcgaaccatggtGTGCAGTGTTGCACTATAAAGTAGAGACAAAATAATTTATGCAATCTGGTGTGTACAATGTTGTTGGTTCAGTAAAGATTGTCCACAGTGCTGGAGAAGTTACTTACATaggtaatccattacagaccgttcaggcccagaaagtacaaatccagaccaaggttttgtttcaaacaaccagtgctcgtgactctttatattcaactgattggttgaaacaaacccttggtctggatttgtactttctggacccgaACTGTTAGTAATTGATTACTTTTTTGAGTAGCTTCCCCAACACTGATTGTTCATTGAGTATGGTTTTGGTCACACGCTACCCAAGTACCCACCTAACGCTACAACAATTTTCAAGTTCCGAGTTATCGGGAACGCATCAATACATCGCAATGTACGATATTAATTAAAGTTCTGCTAGTAAGCAGGGGGCATCCCAGTGCAGGAACGGCTCGGTTCATGGTGGCAGGGAAAAAACGTCATATAAGCAGAATCCACGCACAAGCTCGGGAAAGGGAAAATACCTTCAAGCGGACTATCGGACTGAACGCCGCAGGAACGTAATCAGCGTATTTTAAGTGAAGTGTGCAGATGcgggtatttataaaacagttAAGAAAATACATAATCGAAACAATATTAATCAACTAATGAAGTAAATTACTAAAGGTAAGTAGGCCTACACCGAAGTGTACCTAAAATGGTCAGTTAATGGGTTGTAGGCAGGAAAGTTATGTTCGGTACCTAGGGGCATTTTCAAAATGTAATGTGTCAAAAATCATTTTTACAAATGATtcccaaaggaaaaaaaaaaaacaacaacatctGTAACGTTGTCGCGTTGCATTGTGTAGACCAGGGATCACCAACCCTTTTGAacctgagagctacttcacgggaaATGAtcagccatacgaagggctgcCAGTTTGAAACGACCTCTttaacttatctaaacttcatgtataataaacatgttttaaatgcttttttcccccaagatattgtcattttcaaatctatataaatgcaaatgtgattaaagaagaatagcaacaggataaaattttAGATGCCGCTCACTGGTGAGTCGTGCTattttttagaacaggtccacgggcgactcatgtggtccttgggggcatcctggtgcctgcgggcaccatgttggtgacgcCTGGTGATGACCGATGTTTCTGGTTAAATATGAGGTAGCCGGTTACACTTTTATCACTGCCTTGTGAATCCAGAGAGGcaagagaaaaaacaaaaattagaGTGAGTATTATTAAAATGGAACACTTTCTGAAATTTTGCTTTCTGGAAATAATTACAGAATCACCTCAATGTCTTAATACCATTCTAAATACATTAATGCCCCAAGAACACTTTATGGAAGAGAAAATAAAGTACTACTAAACACATATATTAACTGTAAACTGTGCCATTTTGTCAGGTGTCCCATTTTAACAATTAATACCCCtacaaaaagaaaatgaaaggcATTCAAATAAGCCTATGCAGAATACATAAATAGAATTCATAAACAAACACCTGAATTACAACAAAGAGATAACAAGAAAactaataaaaattattttacattggtgagtgtgtgtctgtgtgtgtgttgagagCTGTGTAGGCCTACATGCCTAAAGCAATCAGTGACTGTTTACTGACTCATGGTAATGAGATGCTATAAACTCACCGTCAGGCTTCTGCTGGCCAGTTAAATCACGATTCTGATAATTACATTCTCAGAGTGACTTTTACTGCATATGGGGACTAGTTATCATCATGAAGAATTACGTTTTTAACATCTTATGTGATTTGTTTATGTTCAGCAgagatgcatgttttatgttttccaGTTGGGAAACAATGTTGTGAAATAATAAGACCATTTCATCAAATATCATGACCTAAAATACTGAGCTATTATTGACAGTCATATCACCCATCCCTACACTGTAGTCTGTGAGTTTGGGGGCtggtattatattttaaaatcagtCAATTTGTGTACGATACAGTCTGCAGCCCTTTTATGATTTAATCATTAAGTGTCAGATGCAGGCTTGTTTTTATACCTGTCGGGTTTCATTTAATCGGGATCAACAAATCTGCTCCCCTTCAGGTCACTTGTCCTTGAGTATTGATCCGTATAACACACATCCACTGGCCTTGACTGTACTGTGGCTGTCTGATGTATTTTTTGTGAGTCTGGGCAGAGGGTGGAGGGGTTTATGTGTCTGACATAGGACAATAAATTATGTGGGCTACACTTTGTAATGCTTGATATAGTTTCTGAACATTTCCAGAGAAAATTTATTGCTGTATTTGCCATTCACATTCCAGTTAATTATGCTCCTCTGTTAAATGGAATTTACTGCTCcaatcaatataaaacaaataGATCCAGTTAAATCAATGAATATTTGAGATCATTTCAGGATAATAAAGGGTAATCAGTTTGGGTGAAAATTTCTCACTTATGAAAGAGAGTAAAATCAGATGGTGTCTCCCCCCCACACTAGAAAAGGGGTGTGCTGGGGTATTCTTCATGTCAGGGCGCCTGTGTCCCCGCCCCGGCAAAAACCATCCGGCACAGTGAAAGCAAAAGAGCGAGGAAGAGGACACAGCAGCAACCGAGGAACGCCGAACCTGGGAGGGAATGGACGGAAAGCCTGAAATTGACTGATAACATaaacaaaaaaggagagaaGAAGGCATCCGGCTGCCGACGGAGATAGCACTGCAACAGTCTGTGTCGCGGCAGAGATTTACAGCTGGGGAGGAGTGGGGTTTCGTTAACGGCCCACCATAAAGTAAACGAGAGAGGCAGCCAGAGAGGCAGGGACGTGGGAGagaagcgagagagagagaaagagggagtgaGCGATAGATAAAAGCGAAACCAGTGCAATGAACAGTGCACTACCCTACAATTCCCTCCCCGGCCGGCCAAGCCCGAGGACTGCAGATTGGGAAGGGGTCCCAGCATCACGGAGGCTTTCCTCTCCCAGGGGACTGAGCCTCGCGGTGCCCCCAGCACTGCCTCGTCGTCCCTCGGCACCCCCCGGCATCCTACTCTCCCCCTTCCAGCAGCAACAGCGGCCACACCAGCGACTCTCTGTGTCGCTGTGCTCCGAAGCCTCGCTGGCACCCCCACCACAACCTGAGGCGGCACCTTGCTGCATGCCCGTAGGCATCATGCCCGTCCTGCGCCTCGGCCTCCTCGTCTTCAGCTGCCTCTTCTGGGCAGTGGGGCTGGCCATCTTCACGTTGGGTGTCTGGGCACAGGTCTCCCTGGCCAACTACATGCTGTTGTCGGCCAACCATTACCCCAATGCGCCGATCATCCTGTTGacgacaggagctgccatcgcTACCTGGGGCTTTCTGGGCTGCCTGGGGGCTGCTGCCAAGCTGCCCTGTTTGCTTCGAGCCTATGGCGTGTTTCAACTGGCTGCCTTGGTGGCAGGGTTAGCTGCCGGCCTGTGCGGACTCTTCTACCGTGAGGACATCGCCGAAGGGTTTCGTAGTGGACTGCAACGGGCCGTTGAATCATACGGTGATGACGACGGTCGGGCTAATGCACTGGACAGCCTGCAGAGGGCACTCAAGTGCTGTGGAGCTAAGGGGTGGCAAGACTGGCAGGCCTCAGAGTGGGTTGTATTGGACATCGGCGCAGACAATGTCTCTTCCATCTCGGTGCCAGACAGCTGCTGCGTGCGTCGTAAAGGCTGCAGGAACAGGCccctgcctgcagggggcgatggCACTGCAGAAGCGGCAGGTATCCACCCTGATGGCTGTTTCCGCAAGGTCTTCAGCATTGTTAATGACAACGTCTTCCACATCGCCGCTACCGTGCTCGCGTTGGCCTTTACCCAGGCTGCAGGCATCGCCCTGGCCTGCTTGTTGGCCAACCGCCTGGCTCTCAGGCCACAGCGTGGGCCGGTAATACAGCCATAACCCTCAGGGGAAGAAACCACTGCCTGTTACTTGAACCTGACCACATAAAACTATGTTTGTACTCAACAAAGCCTCAAGACCAACAAGGAGTCTCTAAGGACTATCGACAGGCCTAACAGGgagtttttaaattataatcAGAAACGGGACAGGGAGCATGGAGAGGGGGCATGCATCGTGTCAGTCAGTCAACCTATACAGTAGCATCACTCTTTAAACTCCTGCTATGCAACCAAGAGCACAGGCAGGATGGATGGTGGACACCAGGTTCAGGTCATCAGGCACCTACAGAATCCTGAGAGCCACAGAAGGGACTGTCCATGGGATACCTACTGCAGATCTTTGGCATCCAGCTTGGAAATTAACAAAGTCAGGTCACAAGACAATGGTGTGGTGCTGTTCATCAGTTTGTATGCTGTATCTGGATTAGTGATTAAAACTATTGTTACTTATTAAGTGTAACAGAATGTAGAACACAGTGATAAAGTGAACAATTGTCTGGTTACATTTCGGAGGCTTTGAAGCTGCTGAACATATGTGGTCCCCCAATTAGATTTATAAAACAATGACATAAAACATGCTAAGTTAAATGGGAAATGTTCGATCTCATTAAATTTAGGTTTAAAGCCAACACATTGTGTATATTATATACCTTTAATCAttattagtaaaaaaaatatatgtaatatacgATATCATTCctctaaaaataaatttaaaatagaAGTACATGGTTGTACTTAGTACTGGgcggtatgaccaaaaatttgTATCACGATATTTTTGGAGATTCTGGTGGTTTCACGGTAAATAACGATATTCTTCTAAGTTCACCAGGCAGGCAGCAAGagtttacataaataaaatacgtTGTCGAATCTTTCTAAAAAGGTgtgtctttattattatttaagagATCGTTTATATTCAGCTTGATAGTATAATCGACATGTTTCATTAGATTATAAATGTCTGTCAGCTCATTAGTGAtatgttattttgtattataacCATGTACATAGCTCGGTAAGCATTGTTTCACTGACGTGTTCTGTTATACCGATGATGTGCGCTATATTTAGTAGATGGCGACATGTTTATGATTATAACCGCGTATCTAGCTCCATATGgacatgttttattattatatatttagcTGTGTACAAACATGTTGTACATTGTACATacatgattttaataattattactgtAGTAAATCGATATTAAAGATTTTGATTTACCGATATGAATTTAATTGAAGAATTAAATGTATTGCACGAAATCCAATTTTTCAGACACAGACTGAGGTAATAGCTATAAATACTATAATGATAAACATTTATATATGGAGGATTCTATGTTACGAAATTATATAATTTGCTGCCTATTGAAGCATTACAACTGTTTCAACTATGCTACTGTAGGGCACAATATGAAAAATGGTGTATGGGAAATTAAAACCAGTATAACAGTTCCCAGCAGTAGTTGTACTTTTCACctgaaaaatgcagatatttGATATGAATGTTTTATACTGTAATGAATAGAATAAAGAGTATACATtggcttttttttaaagaacaatgtttccatttttggtCATAAAGCTCACCTTAAATATTATCTGATAAAGAAGTGTGACCACTCGTGGGTTGTTGTTGCATATTTGTAAATGGAAGAGAGTAGGAGATCCTGGGTGTGGTTTGCTAGTGTGGTAGTGGGTGTGGTGCATAGATAAATACATAGATAAGGCATATTTGtagaaaacaataaaaggcttgtgTTACATTAATACTATGCTAGCAAAGTAGTTTAGCAATATTGTATGAAAATCACATGCTTTATAGTTCTGTGGCTGCTTAGCACAGATCATGTGGCAGTCAGTAAAAGCTACTATAAAATATATTGTCTGAGATCCCTGATATAAATACCCCCTCATTTTCCTTGTAAATACAGAGACATGTCAGCACAGAATGTATTGGATCTCGAAAGCATTCCTAGTGAGGAATAAACTCTACAAATATGAAACTGAAAACAGCTTGTGAGACtgtgtgtcacttcctgttcgTGCCTCAATAAACCCTGTTGTTAAattctatttttctttattccaGTTTTCTGGCTATTTACTTTGAAAGGTGTATGGATATGTGGTGTGGAGGTGTTTTAGTGATTACACAGATAGTGTTTTATTGAAATTcagattaaattaattttcatttttttaatattcattcATGTATGTGTGGCTACATGGCTACCGGGGAAATCGGGTATAGTGAAGGCAAATAAACACAATcaatatgaaatgttcattttatatATTCTAGTACTGT
The nucleotide sequence above comes from Paramormyrops kingsleyae isolate MSU_618 chromosome 3, PKINGS_0.4, whole genome shotgun sequence. Encoded proteins:
- the LOC111845692 gene encoding tetraspanin-7-like is translated as MNSALPYNSLPGRPSPRTADWEGVPASRRLSSPRGLSLAVPPALPRRPSAPPGILLSPFQQQQRPHQRLSVSLCSEASLAPPPQPEAAPCCMPVGIMPVLRLGLLVFSCLFWAVGLAIFTLGVWAQVSLANYMLLSANHYPNAPIILLTTGAAIATWGFLGCLGAAAKLPCLLRAYGVFQLAALVAGLAAGLCGLFYREDIAEGFRSGLQRAVESYGDDDGRANALDSLQRALKCCGAKGWQDWQASEWVVLDIGADNVSSISVPDSCCVRRKGCRNRPLPAGGDGTAEAAGIHPDGCFRKVFSIVNDNVFHIAATVLALAFTQAAGIALACLLANRLALRPQRGPVIQP